The following is a genomic window from Streptomyces lincolnensis.
GCGCTCTGTGAGGGAGGCCGCCCGCTAGTCACGGGACCGGGGTCGCCACCCAGTCGGGGTGGTTCGGCATGGGTGGTGTCGTGGGGCCGTACAGCCAGGGGCGGAGGAAGGATGCCAGATCCTGGCCCGACACCGCGGACGCCAGGTCCATGAAGTCCTGGGTGCTCGCGGTTCTCCCGCGGTACTTCGTGACCCAGGCCCGGTCGATCTTCCGGAAGGTCTCGTCGCCGACCTTCTCGCGCAGCGCGTAGAGCACGAGGGCCGAGCCGTCGTAGCGCATCCGTTTGAACAGGTTGGGTTCGGTGGGCTCGGCCGGGGCACCGAAGTCGCGGCGCCACAGGTTGTGGTTCGTGTACGCGGTCTTCATGGCCGCCTCGAAACTGTCGCCGCCGTGCTCCTCGGAGTACAGGCGCTCGTAGAAGCGGGCGTGGCCCTCGCTGAGCCACAGGTCCGACCAGGTGCGCAGGGCCACGCTGTCGCCGAACCACTGGTGGACCAGCTCGTGGACGAGGGTGCGCTCGGCGTCCACCCTGGTACCGAGCAGGTCGGCCTTGGGGACCAGTGAGAGGGTCTGTGTCTCCAGCGCGACCCCGAGGTCGGTGTCCCCGACCAGCACGCCGTATCGCTTGAACGGATAGGCGCCGAGGCGCTGTTCGAGCCAGCGGAGGTGCTGCGGGGTGAGGTCGAGGTACTCGTCGGTCCGGTCGACGAGCTCGTCGGGTACGAAGTCGCGCAGCGGCACGCCGTTGGTCGTCGGCCGGTCGACGGCGGTGAGTCTGCCGACGGCCATCTGCACCAGCTGGGTGGAGACGGGCTGTTCGGAGTCGTACGTCCAGCGCTCCCGGCCGCCGGTGAGCGGTTCACGCGAGACGAGCCTGCCGTTCGCCACCGCGGTCAGTCCCGTGGGTGCGGTGACACGGAAGGTGACGGGCGCGCGCTGACTCGGGTGGTCGTTCGCCGGGAAGACCATCTTCGCGCCGTTGGGCTGCGGGTACAGCACGGTGCCGCTGGGCGTGGGGATCCAGCCGTAGTCCTCGATGGCGTCGTCACGGTGGCGGATCTGGGTGGGGTCGGCGGTGTAGGTGACCGTGACGGTGAAGGTGCTCTTGCGGGGCAGCGGCAGCCAGGGTGTGACGATCAGTTCGTCGCCCTCGCGCACCGCTTCGGCGGGGGTGCCGTCGATGGTGACCTCGTGCAGGGTGTTGCCCGCGAAGTCCAGGTTGAACCGGGACAACTCCGTGGTGGCGGTGGCCCGGATGGTGGCCTTCGCCCTGAACGGTGTCTTCGGTGCCTGCCAGTCGAAGTCGAGGAGGTAGCGGTCCACGGTGTAGCCGCCGTTGCCGTCGAGGGGGAAGAGCGGGTCGCCGAGCCCGGGGGCACCGGGGACGGGGACCGAGTCGCGGCTCGTGGCCGGGGCGGCGCCGGCGGCGGGTGCGGTGAGGGCGGCGGTCATGGCGATAGCGGCGGCGAGGGTCAGTCTCAGGCCACGACGGGGTCGGGTGTCCGGGCTCATCAAGAACCTTCCGGCTGAAGGACGAAGGCGCCCCACGGGAGAGTCCGGCGGGGCGCCTCGGGGGCTGACGTGACAGGACCCCTAGTTGGGTTCCCAGTTGCCGTCGGTGGTCAGGGCCCCAGGGGTGGAGGACACCTGGAAGCCGTCCGGAGCCGTCTGGGCGCAGCCGCCGGGGCACTGCGGGGTGGCTGTGCCGGGGTCCCTCAGGGAGGAGACCTGGAAGCCGTCCGGGATGGTCTGGACGCAGCCGCCGCTGCACTGCGGGGTGAGTTCGCCCGCCTGGGCGACGGCGACCGGGCCGGTGAGGAGCAGCGCGGCGACGCTGCCCACGGTCAGCAGTCCTGCGGTCCGGCGAGGAGTCCACTTCATGGCGTTTCCCTTCTGTTCCCGTGGTCGGAACTCTGCACGGCGGGGCCGGACGCCATCAATGACCCATTGCTCATACGGCGATTAGCCATCCTCATGGGACCCCTCTGCCAGGGGCCGCGGCTGCCGGCCGCCGACCGCGTCCGTCAGTTCCGGACCGGGTCGCGCAGCTTGCCGAGGAAGGCGTTGAGGTTGTCCGTCGTGCGGGAGATCTGCTCCTCCAAGGTCAGGCTCTCCTCGAAGCGGGACCCGGAGTCCGGGATCTTCCGGCCGCGGAGATAGAGGGAGCAGGCGAGGTCGGTGCACATGTACAGGCCCACCGAGTTGCCCTCGCGGCCGGCCGTCCCCGCCTTGCGGGCGGTCATCAGGGAGACACCACCGCCGCGGTGGGTGGTCAGACAGAGCGAGCACATGCTGCGGTGCAGGAAGCCGCGCTGCGAGGACGGGAAGCGCATGGTGACGCCGAGGAGTTTCCCGTCCCGCTCGGCCACCAGATAGCTGCGGTCGGGCGCTCCGGGATCTCGCCAGCCGAGGAAGTCCAGGTCGTCCCAGGGGCGTTCGGCGAGATCCCTGGGAACGGCCAGGCGCTTGGCCTCCCCTTTGGAGCAGTTGATAAAAGAGGTGCGGATGTCCTGCTCGGTGAGTGATCTCATGGGGGAGCCTCCTGGGGGTCGATTCTCTGAAACCTAGGAGCCCTAGGTTCATGGCTAGGGTAGGCAGGCGCAGTGAGGGGGAGCCAGTGGATTTCCGGGATGTCGGTTCGGTGAGGGCGCGGCTCGCGCTGCGCCATGTTGCGGGTGTCTCCTCGGGGCCGGCCCTCGCCGGTGACCTGCGCATCACGCTCAACTTCCACCCGGACCGGCTGGTGCGCGGCCTGTCCGTCCTGGACGCGCTGGCCCAGGACGGCGCCTACCACTCGCAGTTCGTCACCGGTACCAGCAACGGCGGGCTCACCGCCCATCCCGGCGGCGACCGCTGGCGCTGGGAGAGCCGGATCTTCGGCGGCGCCTACGACGACGCGGACCCCCATGAGCGGCCCGTGTACGGCGCGTTGAACTTCCGCGGCCAGGTCGTCGGCGCCGCTCCTCGGTTCGGTTCCTCGCACTTCCGGCTGACCGGTGCCGCGTCGGCCCGGGCCACCTTCTGCTACCCCGACAGCGCCGCCGAGCCGGTCGACTTCGGCGTCGCCGCCGGGATGTCCCTGATCGCACTGGCCGAGGGGGACGAGCAGGACGCCCTCAACGACTACATCGAGGCCCAGGTGCACGCCGGTGTCGTCCTCGCCCGGGACGTGGAGGCGCTCGTCCTGGACGCCTGCTACCGCGGTACGTCCGTGGAGGCGGCCGCGCGTCGGCTGCCCTGCCCGGTGGAGTGGCACCCCGGCTACCGCCTCACGGTCGCCGAGCTGTACCGCCACGCCGACTACCGCGGGCCGGAGTACGCCGACCTGGGCGCCCGCATCGCCGAGGACGGCCGGATCGACCCACGGATCATCGGCGACGCGGCCCGCACGGGGCGCCACGAACTCCAGGACCTGAAGATGGTGTGGCACACCCTGGCCCGCTTCGGCGCGCCGGAGGGAGCGGGGACGGCCCTGCGGCAGAGCGCCGTCTACTCCTCGGTCGTAGAGGCCGGTGTCACTGAGGCCGGTGTCGCCGAGGCCGGTGTCGGCGGCCACACCCCGGAGGTCAGCACCCCCAGCGCGTAGGCGCGCGCGACCAGTTCCGTACGGTTCGCCGCGCCCCAGCGCGCGGACAGGCGCCGCAGGTGGTAGGTGACGCCGTCCGTGGTGAGCCCGGTCTCGCGGGCGGCCCGTGCGGTGGTGGCGCCGCCGGCGAGCAGGGCCAGGATGCGGGCCTCGACCGGCGCGACCCGCACGGGTGCCGCCTCCCGTGCGTGCGGCTCGCGCTCGCCCAGGACCCGCAGCATCACCAGCAGCGCGGGCGTCTCCTCGACCGTGTCGCTCACCGGGTCCGCCGTCAGCTCCCCGTACTTCCGCGTACCGCCGGGCCCCTCCCAGGTCACCGACACCTGGTAGCGGGACCGGTGCCGCAGCCGCAGCGCCTGGGCGATCCGCTCCACCTGACCTGCCTCCCGCGGGCGGAACAGGTCCAGCACCTCACGCCCGCGCAGCCGCCCCGGCGCGGTCCCGCACTCCGCGGCCATCGCCGGATTGGCCAGCAGGACAGCGCCGTACACATCGCAGACCGCGACCGGCACCGAGACCCGGTCGAAGATCAGGAAGGCGCGGTTGCGCCACATCACGGCTTCCGGGTGGGGCGAGTCCACAAGCACCTCCAGTCGCTCGACGCAAGGCCGACGCATGTACGTGCACTACACAATCATGTAGGTCCGGGGCGCGGGCGGCCGGGTGGCGTGGACCACCCTTGATCTCAGTACTCCCGTACCGCGAAAGGCAGTTGTCGCGCCATGCCCCCCACCGCGCAGACCACCCCGGATCTCCCCGACGTCCCGGTCGTCGACATCTCCGACACCGGCCCCGGGTGCACGCCCCTCCAGCAGGTCATGGGGCTGATGCGCGAGCACGGCCCGCTGCTGGTGCGCAGGCTGCACGGGCGGGACGTCACCTTCGTCGCGGACCTGGACCTCGTCACCGAGCTGGCCGACGAGACCCGGTTCGCCAAGGCGGTCGGCCCCGCGCTGGAGAACGTCCGGGAGTTCGCCGCCGACGGGCTGTTCACCGCCTACAGCGAGGAACCGAACTGGGCCAGGGCCCATGACATCCTGATGCCCGCCTTCGCGCTGGGCTCGATGCGGACCTACCACCCGGTGATGCTGGAGGTGGCGCGTCGGCTGATCGGCTCCTGGGACCGGGCCGCCTTTGCCGGACGGCCGGTGAACGTCCCGGACGACATGACCCGGATGACGCTCGACACCATCGGCCTCGCCGGATTCGGCTACGACTTCGGCTCCTTCGACCGGGACGAGCCGCACCCCTTCGTGGAGTCGATGGTGCGCTGCCTGGAGTGGGCCATGACCCGCCTGGCCCGCACCCCCGGCAGCGACCACACGGCGGCCGACGAGGCGTTCCGCACGGACGCCGCCCACCTCGCGCAGGTCGTCGACGACGTGATCAACGCCCGTCTGGCCTCCGGCGAGAGTGGCGGCGACGACCTCCTCGGCCTCATGCTCACCGCCACGCATCCGGCCGACGGCACCACCCTGGACACCACCAACATCCGCAACCAGGTGATCACCTTCCTGATCGCCGGTCACGAGACGACCTCCGGCGCGATGTCGTTCGCGATGTACTACCTGGCCAAGCACCCGGCCGTGCTCCAGCTCGTACGGCGCGAGGTGGACGAACTGTGGGGCGACACCGCCGACCCGGAGCCGACCTTCGACGAGGTCGGCCGGCTCACCTACACCCGGCAGGTCCTCAACGAGGCGCTCAGGCTCTGGCCGACCGCCGCCGCGTTCAGCCGTCAGGCCCGCGAGGACACCCTGCTCGGCGGCCGGATCCCGCTGCGCGCCGGACAGGCGCTCACCGTCGTCGCGCCGATGCTCCACCGGCAGCCCGTCTGGGGCGACAACCCCGAGCTGTTCGACCCCTCCCGCTTCACGCCCGAGGCCGAGGCGGCCCGCTCCCCGCACGCCTTCAAGCCCTTCGGCACCGGTGAACGCGCCTGCATCGGGCGGCAGTTCGCCCTGCACGAGGCGACCATGCTGCTCGCCCTCCTGGTCCACCGCTACCGGCTGCACGACCACGCCGACTACCGCCTCACCGTCAAGGAGGCGCTCACCCTCAAGCCCGACGGCTTCACCCTCACCCTGACCCCGCGCACCGGCGCCGACCGCGCCCACCCGCCCCTGCCGGGCGCCGCGCCGCTGACCGAGGCCGCCGCGGTCTCCGACGCCGCCCTCCCCGCCCGGGTCCGCCGGGGCACCCGCGCCCTCTTCCTGCACGGCAGCAACTACGGCACCTGCCGCGACTTCGCCGCCCGGCTCGCCGACGAGGCAGCCGCCGTGGGCTGCGAGACCGAGGTCGCCCCGCTGGACGCCTACGCGGGCGGCCTGCCCACCGACCGCACGGTCGTGATCACCGCCGCCTCCTACAACGGCCAACCCACCGACGACGCCCGGCAGTTCGCGACCTGGCTGGACGAGGCCACCGACGCCGGCGGCGTCCACTACGCCGTCCTCGGCGTCGGCGACCGCAACTGGGCCGCCACCTACCAGCACGTCCCGACCCGCATCGACGAGCGCCTCGCCGAACTGGGCGCCACCCGCCTGCTGGACCGTGCCGCCGGCGACGCCTCCGGCGACCTCACCGGTACCGTCCGCGCCTTCACCGCCGACCTGCGCACCGCGCTGCTCACGGCCCACGGCGACCCGGACGCCGTCGCCCCGGCGCCCGAACCGGAGACCGCCTACGAGGTCCGGACCCTGACCTCGGGCCCGCTGGACGCCCTCGCCGAGCGGCATGACCTGGTCCCGATGACCGTCACCGAGGCCTACGGCCTCACCGCCCCCGGCCACCCCCGCCTCAAGCGGTTCGTACGGCTCGCCCTGCCGGCCGGCACCACCTACCGCACCGCCGACCACGTCACCGTGCTCCCGGTCAACGACAAGGCACTCGTCGAGCGGGCCGCCGCGGCCCTCGGCGTCGACCTGGACTCCGTCCTGGACATCAGGGCCACCCGCCCGCGCAGCGACGGCCTCGCCGTGGACCGGCCCTTGACGGTACGTCAACTGCTCGCACACCACGTCGAGTTGCTCCGGCGCCCGAGTGCCGGGCAGCGGTCCGCGCTGGCCACCGCCAACCCCTGCCCGCCCGAGCGCGCCCAGTTGGCCGCCCTCGGCGACGACGACCCGCGCACACTGGTGGAGCTCTTCGAGGCCTACCCGGCCCTGCGCGGCGCCCTCGACTGGCCGGCGCTGCTCGACCTCCTCACGCCCCTGCGCCCGCGCCACTACTCGGTGTCCTCGTCGCCGGCCACCGACCCCGGGCACGTCGACCTGATGGTCTCCCTGCTGGAGGCGCCCGCCCGCTCCGGCAACGGCACCTACCGCGGCGTCGGCTCCGGCCACCTCGCCGGCGTCCAGCCCGGGGACACCGTCCTGGCCCGCGTCCAGCCCTGCCGGGACGCCTTCCGGGTCGACCACTCCCGGCCGGTCGTCATGATCGCCGCCGGTACCGGCCTGGCGCCCTTCCGCGGAGCCGTCGCCGACCGGGTCGCCGCGCTGGCCCGGGGGGAACAACTGCCGCCCGCCCTCTGCTACTTCGGCTGCGACGCCCCGGAGGCCGACTTCCTGCACGCCGAGGAACTGCGCGCCGCGCAGACCGCCGGGGCCGTCCGCCTGCGCCCCGCCTTCAGCGCCGTACCGGAGGGCGAGGTGCGGTTCGTGCAGCACCGCGTCGCCGCCGAGGCCGACGAGGTGGCTGAGCTGCTGGACGCGGGCGCCCGGGTGTACGTCTGCGGCGACGGTTCGCGGATGGCCCCCGGGGTGCGGGAGGCGTTCCGTACGCTGTACCGGGAACGCACGCCGGGTGCCGACGAGGCCGCCGCCGAGCGCTGGCTCGACGGGCTGGTGCGGGACGGCCGCTACGTCGAGGACGTGTACGCGGCCGGCTGACGACCGGTACGCGGGCGACCGACGCGGCAGGACGCGGCAGGACGCGGCAGGACGAAGAGGAGAGTGGACGAGCGATGGACTCCTGGGAACGTGCCCGGCTCGTACTGGACGGCGCACATCTGTCCGCGGACCGCCTCGCCCACCTCCGCCCGCTGACCGGCGGCACCTACAACACGGTGGAGGAACTCCTCCTCACCGACGGCAGCCGCTACGTCCTGAAGGTCGCCCCCGACCCCTCCGTCCCCGGGATGAGGCACGAGAAGCGGCTCCTGGTCGCCGAAGCGGAGTTCTACCGCGCGGCCGCCGAGGCCGGCGTCCCGGCACCGCGCACCCTCGCCCTCGGCGAGGAGCCCGCCGTGGCGCATCTGCTGATGACGGCCTGCCCCGGCGAACCCTGGGACGGGTCCGTCACGGACGCCGAACGGGCCCCGCTGCGCACCGAGTTGGGCCGCCAGACGGCCCGGCTGCACCGGATCACCGGGCCCGGCTTCGGCTACCCCTCCGGCGCCCTCGGACCGCTCGCCCCCGACTGGCGGACCGCCTTCGGCATCATGGTCGAGGCGGTCCTGGACGACGTCCGCGACTACCGGGCCCGGCTGCCGCGTCCCGTCGAGACGGTGGCCCGCACGCTCAGGGCCGGTTTCCCCGCTCTCGACGAGGTCATCACACCCCGTCTGGTCCACTTCGACCTGTGGGACGGGAACATCCTCCTGGACCGCCCGGCAGGCGAGGAGCCCCGCATCGGCGGGCTCATCGACGGCGAGCGGATGTTCTGGGGCGATCCCCTCGCCGACTTCGTCTCCCTGGCGCTGCTGGCGGACATCGAGCAGGACACGGCGTTCCTCGCGGGCTACCGGGACGCCGGCGGCCGGACGGACTTCGACGCCTCGGCCCGTCTGCGCCTCGCCCTCTACCGGGCCTACCTCTACCTGATCATGCTCACCGAAGGAGTCCCGCGGGCCTTCGAGGCCGATCGTTGGCGATGGCTGGAGGAGGCGGTCGCCCCCGAACTCGTGGCCGCGCTGGACGAGATCGAGGATCTCGCCCCGCGGCTCGGGCCCGTCGGCCCTTGAATCCACCTCGGGCCCGGCGGCCCTTGAATCACTCCCTCCTTTCCTCATAGTGTGAATTAAGGGTTCGGGGAAGGGGTTCGGATGGCGGGGCGGAACGGGCGCACGGTACGCGACCTCAGACGGGCCAACCGCACGGCCGTGCTGCAACGGCTCTACTTCGACGGCCCCCTCAGCCGCTTCGAGCTCGGCCCGGTCACCGGGCTCAGCTCCGGCTCGATCAGCAACGTCGTCGCCGACCTGGTCGCCGACGGACTGCTGGAGGAGGCCGGCAGCGTCGAGTCCGACGGCGGGCGCCCGCGCACCCTGCTGCGCGTCGCCCCCGGCAGCGGACACATGATCGGCGTCGACGTCGGCGAGACCCGGGTGCGCATCGAGCTGTTCGACCTCACCCTCACCGAACTCGCCCGCACGGAACGCCCGTTGACCGACCGGGAATACGAGGTCGAGGTCATCGTCGGGCACATCCGCGACGGCATCGCCGAGGTGCTGGCGGAGGTCGGCCTCGCCCCCGAGCGGCTCCTCGGCGTCGGCATCGGCGTCCCCGGCATCGTCGAGTACACCCCGGAGCGCGGAGCCGTCGTGCACGGGCAGACCATCGGCTGGGACGCGGTCCCGCTGGAGGAACTGCTGCGGGCCGGGTCACCCCTCCCGGACGACGTCCGGTACTTCATCGACAACGGCGCCCAGACCCTCGGCCAGGCCGAGATGTGGTTCGGCGGCGGACGCGGCGCCCGCAACGCCGTCGTGGTCCTCTTCGGCTCCGGCGTCGGCGCCTGCCTGGTCACACCCGAGGTGGACCATGGCCGGGCGGTGGAGTGGGGGCACCTGACGGTACGGGTGCGGGGGCGCCGGTGCCGCTGCGGCGCCCTCGGCTGTCTGGAGGCGTACGCCGGTGCCGAGTCCCTGCTGCGACGCTGGCACGAGGAGGGCGGACGGCCCCCGCAGGGCGTCGACGAGGAGACCGCGCTGACCGCGATGATGGCGGCGGCCTACCCGGGCGAGTCAGGCACGGCCGACCCCGTCGCGCTGGCGGTCCTGGAGGAGACGGCCGAGTACCTGGGGGCCGGCCTGTCCGACCTGATCAACCTCTTCCAGCCCGAGCGCATCCTCATCGGCGGCTGGGCCGGGCTCCAGCTCGGCGCGCGGTTCCTGCCCGCCGTACGGCGCCACGCCATGTCGTACGCCCTGCGCCACCCGGCGCAGAAGGTGAGCGTCGACCTCGGCCGGCTCGGGCCCGACGCGGTGACCGTCGGCGCCGCCATCCTGCCGCTCGCCGACTTCTTCGGACGCGGCGGCCGACGCCTGGAGCCCGCGCCCGAGGGGCCCGCGCCCGCCTGGCGCACCGCACTGGAGGAGCGGGCACCGCACTGACGTTTCGCCGGACCCCGCGGAGGTACTCGCCGCACTTGGCTCACAGGTGAGCCTCGTACCAGGTGAAAGGAGCACGTCGTGGCCGCCCACCGCAGCGAAGGACCCGGCGAGAACGGTGCGCCCATCCCGCGCGATCTGCCGGACCAGCAGGCGCACGACGGCGAGGACCCCTGGGAGGTCGGTGACGGCCGGGCACAGGGCGACACCGTCGACAGCACCGAGGCCGCGGACACCACCGCCGCCGAACGCGCCGGGGACTCCGAGCCCGAGGGGACCGAGGACGCCGACGCGGACGTGCCCGACACGGACGAGTCCGGGACGGGCAGGCGGGGCGCACCGCGCTCGGGTGCGGTGCACGAGGAGCACCCGGTGCCGGACGAGCCGTCGGCGTGAGCGCCGACGGCCCTCCGCCGGCCGTCAGCCCACCTTGCGGCCCCTCATCGGCTCCGTCCGGGCCCCCGCACCCTGCTGCATGCCCTGGAGGAACTCCTCCAGCACCTCGGTCGCCGTGTGCTCCGGGCGCCAGCGCAGTTCCGCGCGGGCGCGGGTGCAGTCCATCAGGGGAAGCCTGAGGACCGCGTCGAAGAGGTGCGGGGAGGCGGGCAGCAGGTGCAGGCCCCAGGCGGCGGCGATCGCCGAACGGGCCGCCGCCCGCGGCAGACGCACCGGGCGGGCGCCGAGCATCTCACCCAGCAGCTCCGCGTCGACCGGCGGCTCGCCCGCCAGGTTGAAGGCACCGCGCACGTCCGAGTGCACCGCGAGCCGGTAGGCGTCGGCCGCGTCGTCGGTGTGCAGCGCCTGCACCCGCAGCCCCGGGATGTCGGGCAGGAACGGCAGCAGCTCCGGCCGCGCCAGCGGGCCCGGCAGGAAGCGGCCGCCGAAGATCCGGCGCTGCTCGCTCGCCGACTCCCGCTTGAAGAGGAAGGCCGGCCGCATCCGCACCACCCGCACGCCGGGACGGTCACGCTCGAACGTGTCCAGCGCACGCTCCAGATAGGCCTTCTCCCGGCAGTACGCCGCGTCCGGCCAGCCGTGCGTCGGCCACGACTCGTCCACCGCGTGCCCCTTGGGGCCGGGGGAGTACGCGCCGACGGACGACGCGTGCACCAGCGTCGGCACACCGGCGGCGGCCACCGCGTCGAACACCCGCATGGAACCGAGGACGTTCGTGCGCCAGGTGGTCGCCGGATCGTGCGTGGGCTGGAACGCCCAGGCCAGATGGACCACCGCGGCGGCCCCCTCGAACTCCTTGACGAGATCGGCCTGCTCGGACGCCAGATCGACGGCGGACCACTCGGTCTTCCGCGGCGACCAGTCGGGGATCCGGCGTGCCAGGCCGCGCACGGACTCGACCTCCGGGTCCTCGGAGAGAAGGCGCACCAGGCTGGTGCCCACGTTGCCGGTGGCGCCCGTGACGACGATCCTGCTGCCCGCTGAAGTGCTCACCGTCGGCTCCTTACGGCCGCTGGACCTGCGGAGGTGCCCGAGTACCCGGGTGCGGGAGGATCACTCCATGAGTGAGATCATCCTGATGTCCGACGCCCGCGTGGCCGCCGTCGCCGTCGAGGAGTGCGGCGAGCCGCTCGTGGACGTGAGCGGGTCCCTGCTCGTCGACGACCGCAAGTACAAGGACTCCCTCGGAGCGGAGACCCATCTCCGGCGGGGCGTCCTGGAACGGCTGCTGCGGGCGCAGTCCCTGCTCCCCGACGGGCTGCGGCTCCTGTTCGTCGAGGGGTACCGGCCGCCGGCCCTCCAGCGGCGGTACTTCGAGCGGTACGCCGACGAGTTGCGGGCCGCACATCCGCAGTGGGCCGCGGACCGTATCCGAACCGCGGCCAGCCGGTACGTGTCGCCGCCCGAGATAGCGCCGCACACGGCGGGGGCGGCCGTCGACCTGACGCTCGCCGACGCGGACGGGCGTGAACTCGATCTCGGTACGGCGATGAACGCCAGCCCCGAGGAGAGCGGCGGGGCCTGTTACACCGACGCGGCCGGGATCTCCGAGGAGGCCAGGGAGAACCGGGCGGTGCTGGGGCGGGCGCTGGGCGCGGCCGGGCTCGTCAACTACCCCACGGAGTGGTGGCATTGGTCGTACGGGGACCGGTACTGGGCGTTGGCCACCGGGGCCGCTGTCGCTCCGTACGGGCCGAAGGAGCTGGAGGCCCAGGAGGCCGGAGCCTAGCGATCAGGCCTTGTTCCAGCCGGGGATGGTCGGGAGGACCTGTTCGGCCACGCGGAGCAGGGCCTCGTCGTCGGGAGGCATGCCGTCCTCGCGGAAGACGGTGAGCTCGAAGGAGCCGCCGCGGTCCCGGGCGGTCTGGGCTATGACGAGGCTGCGGGCGGGGACGCCGGGGCCGCTCTCGGAATCGCCGCCGCCGAGGTTGAAGCGCAGGGCGATGGTCTGCGTCGTGTACAGGACCGCGGGGCGGCCCAGGACGGTTCGGGGCTCGGCGGTCCGACCCAGGTACTCACCCTCCTCGGCGACGGCGAGGCCGTCGTAGGTCGCCGAGAGCTTCACGGTGTAGGTCTCGAACGTGACCTCCCCCGAGGGGGTGGCGGTCTTGGTGCCGTCGCCGGAGGTGAAGTAGCTGTCGCTGCCGCCCGCGGTCTTCGCCTTCTCCGTCGGCGTCCCCAGCAGGGTCGCGAGGTCGGGCCGGTTCAGGGCCGTGCAGAGCTGGTCCCCGGAGACGTTGCCCGAGGGCCGGGACTCGGCGGTGCTCGCCGGTGAACAGGTGGCCGGCTCGTCGGCCGCCTGCGTCTCCCGGGGGTCGAGCCCCCACAGGGCCGCCCCGATGCCCCCGATCAGCACCACCGCCGTGATGGCCTGGGCCGCCGCGTTCGGTCTCTTCTCGGACACGGCGAAGTCGTCGCCCATCGTTCCCCACCCCCGGTGATCGCGCCCCCTGCGCCGGGGCAGCGTAACCGGTGATCGTTCGGTGGGGAAACGG
Proteins encoded in this region:
- a CDS encoding M1 family metallopeptidase; its protein translation is MTAALTAPAAGAAPATSRDSVPVPGAPGLGDPLFPLDGNGGYTVDRYLLDFDWQAPKTPFRAKATIRATATTELSRFNLDFAGNTLHEVTIDGTPAEAVREGDELIVTPWLPLPRKSTFTVTVTYTADPTQIRHRDDAIEDYGWIPTPSGTVLYPQPNGAKMVFPANDHPSQRAPVTFRVTAPTGLTAVANGRLVSREPLTGGRERWTYDSEQPVSTQLVQMAVGRLTAVDRPTTNGVPLRDFVPDELVDRTDEYLDLTPQHLRWLEQRLGAYPFKRYGVLVGDTDLGVALETQTLSLVPKADLLGTRVDAERTLVHELVHQWFGDSVALRTWSDLWLSEGHARFYERLYSEEHGGDSFEAAMKTAYTNHNLWRRDFGAPAEPTEPNLFKRMRYDGSALVLYALREKVGDETFRKIDRAWVTKYRGRTASTQDFMDLASAVSGQDLASFLRPWLYGPTTPPMPNHPDWVATPVP
- a CDS encoding FBP domain-containing protein, with product MRSLTEQDIRTSFINCSKGEAKRLAVPRDLAERPWDDLDFLGWRDPGAPDRSYLVAERDGKLLGVTMRFPSSQRGFLHRSMCSLCLTTHRGGGVSLMTARKAGTAGREGNSVGLYMCTDLACSLYLRGRKIPDSGSRFEESLTLEEQISRTTDNLNAFLGKLRDPVRN
- a CDS encoding DUF3626 domain-containing protein, with amino-acid sequence MDFRDVGSVRARLALRHVAGVSSGPALAGDLRITLNFHPDRLVRGLSVLDALAQDGAYHSQFVTGTSNGGLTAHPGGDRWRWESRIFGGAYDDADPHERPVYGALNFRGQVVGAAPRFGSSHFRLTGAASARATFCYPDSAAEPVDFGVAAGMSLIALAEGDEQDALNDYIEAQVHAGVVLARDVEALVLDACYRGTSVEAAARRLPCPVEWHPGYRLTVAELYRHADYRGPEYADLGARIAEDGRIDPRIIGDAARTGRHELQDLKMVWHTLARFGAPEGAGTALRQSAVYSSVVEAGVTEAGVAEAGVGGHTPEVSTPSA
- a CDS encoding PAS domain-containing protein: MWRNRAFLIFDRVSVPVAVCDVYGAVLLANPAMAAECGTAPGRLRGREVLDLFRPREAGQVERIAQALRLRHRSRYQVSVTWEGPGGTRKYGELTADPVSDTVEETPALLVMLRVLGEREPHAREAAPVRVAPVEARILALLAGGATTARAARETGLTTDGVTYHLRRLSARWGAANRTELVARAYALGVLTSGVWPPTPASATPASVTPASTTEE
- a CDS encoding cytochrome P450, translated to MPPTAQTTPDLPDVPVVDISDTGPGCTPLQQVMGLMREHGPLLVRRLHGRDVTFVADLDLVTELADETRFAKAVGPALENVREFAADGLFTAYSEEPNWARAHDILMPAFALGSMRTYHPVMLEVARRLIGSWDRAAFAGRPVNVPDDMTRMTLDTIGLAGFGYDFGSFDRDEPHPFVESMVRCLEWAMTRLARTPGSDHTAADEAFRTDAAHLAQVVDDVINARLASGESGGDDLLGLMLTATHPADGTTLDTTNIRNQVITFLIAGHETTSGAMSFAMYYLAKHPAVLQLVRREVDELWGDTADPEPTFDEVGRLTYTRQVLNEALRLWPTAAAFSRQAREDTLLGGRIPLRAGQALTVVAPMLHRQPVWGDNPELFDPSRFTPEAEAARSPHAFKPFGTGERACIGRQFALHEATMLLALLVHRYRLHDHADYRLTVKEALTLKPDGFTLTLTPRTGADRAHPPLPGAAPLTEAAAVSDAALPARVRRGTRALFLHGSNYGTCRDFAARLADEAAAVGCETEVAPLDAYAGGLPTDRTVVITAASYNGQPTDDARQFATWLDEATDAGGVHYAVLGVGDRNWAATYQHVPTRIDERLAELGATRLLDRAAGDASGDLTGTVRAFTADLRTALLTAHGDPDAVAPAPEPETAYEVRTLTSGPLDALAERHDLVPMTVTEAYGLTAPGHPRLKRFVRLALPAGTTYRTADHVTVLPVNDKALVERAAAALGVDLDSVLDIRATRPRSDGLAVDRPLTVRQLLAHHVELLRRPSAGQRSALATANPCPPERAQLAALGDDDPRTLVELFEAYPALRGALDWPALLDLLTPLRPRHYSVSSSPATDPGHVDLMVSLLEAPARSGNGTYRGVGSGHLAGVQPGDTVLARVQPCRDAFRVDHSRPVVMIAAGTGLAPFRGAVADRVAALARGEQLPPALCYFGCDAPEADFLHAEELRAAQTAGAVRLRPAFSAVPEGEVRFVQHRVAAEADEVAELLDAGARVYVCGDGSRMAPGVREAFRTLYRERTPGADEAAAERWLDGLVRDGRYVEDVYAAG
- a CDS encoding phosphotransferase family protein, which gives rise to MDSWERARLVLDGAHLSADRLAHLRPLTGGTYNTVEELLLTDGSRYVLKVAPDPSVPGMRHEKRLLVAEAEFYRAAAEAGVPAPRTLALGEEPAVAHLLMTACPGEPWDGSVTDAERAPLRTELGRQTARLHRITGPGFGYPSGALGPLAPDWRTAFGIMVEAVLDDVRDYRARLPRPVETVARTLRAGFPALDEVITPRLVHFDLWDGNILLDRPAGEEPRIGGLIDGERMFWGDPLADFVSLALLADIEQDTAFLAGYRDAGGRTDFDASARLRLALYRAYLYLIMLTEGVPRAFEADRWRWLEEAVAPELVAALDEIEDLAPRLGPVGP